The proteins below are encoded in one region of Chrysemys picta bellii isolate R12L10 chromosome 4, ASM1138683v2, whole genome shotgun sequence:
- the PPP4C gene encoding serine/threonine-protein phosphatase 4 catalytic subunit, whose translation MAEISDLDRQIEQLRRCELIKESEVKALCAKAREILVEESNVQRVDSPVTVCGDIHGQFYDLKELFRVGGDVPETNYLFMGDFVDRGFYSVETFLLLLALKVRYPDRITLIRGNHESRQITQVYGFYDECLRKYGSVTVWRYCTEIFDYLSLSAIIDGKIFCVHGGLSPSIQTLDQIRTIDRKQEVPHDGPMCDLLWSDPEDTTGWGVSPRGAGYLFGSDVVAQFNASNDIDMICRAHQLVMEGYKWHFNETVLTVWSAPNYCYRCGNVAAILELDEHLQKEFIIFEAAPQETRGIPSKKPVADYFL comes from the exons ATGGCCGAGATCAGCGACCTGGACCGGCAGATCGAGCAGCTCCGGCGCTGCGAGCTCATCAAGGAGAGCGAGGTGAAGGCGCTGTGCGCCAAGGCCCG GGAGATCCTGGTGGAGGAAAGCAACGTGCAGCGGGTGGATTCTCCTGTGACA gtgTGTGGGGACATCCACGGTCAGTTCTATGACCTCAAGGAGCTGTTCAGG gtcGGGGGTGACGTCCCAGAGACCAATTACCTCTTTATGGGCGACTTCGTGGATCGGGGCTTCTACAGCGTGGAgaccttcctgctgctgctggcgctcaag gtgcgCTACCCCGACCGCATCACGCTCATCAGGGGCAATCACGAGAGCCGGCAGATCACACAGGTGTATGGCTTCTACGACGAGTGTCTGCGCAAGTACGGCTCCGTCACCGTGTGGCGATACTGCACCGAGATCTTTGACTACCTCAGCCTGTCGGCCATCATCGACGGCaag atCTTCTGTGTCCACGGGGGCCTCTCCCCGTCCATCCAGACGCTGGATCAGATCCGCACGATCGATCGCAAGCAGGAGGTGCCGCACGATGGGCCCATGTGTGACTTGCTCTGGTCTGACCCCGAAG acACGACGGGCTGGGGCGTGAGCCCGCGGGGCGCCGGGTACCTCTTTGGCAGCGACGTGGTGGCCCAGTTCAATGCCTCCAACGACATAGACATGATCTGCCGCGCCCACCAGCTGGTCATGGAGGGCTACAAGTGGCACTTCAATGAGACCGTGCTCACCGTCTGGTCGGCCCCCAACTACTGCTACCG GTGCGGGAACGTGGCCGCCATCCTGGAGCTGGACGAGCACCTGCAGAAGGAATTTATCATCTTTGAAGCTGCCCCGCAGGAAACCCGGGGGATCCCCTCCAAGAAGCCCGTTGCTGACTACTtcctgtga
- the LOC101941275 gene encoding T-box transcription factor TBX6 codes for MYHPSEMFPQFGGSYPLRPAPHGGLPAGFPQGQGPQYEGFRYPDLDGVSAPKFEPFCPALDRAGRLLGPSPSGPLPAPPLPYGGGQQLPPAEPPRLPPSVRMSLENRELWKRFCALGTEMIITKSGRRMFPQLKVSVTGLDPEAKYLLLVDMVPAGASRYKWQGQRWEASGKAELPPPDRVYIHPDSPASGAHWMRQPVSFHRLKLTNNTLDPHGHLILHSMHRYQPRVHVVGAGGPGGRGGGCASFTFPETAFLTVTAYQSPKITQMKIESNPFAKGFRENGMNSKRERDARIKRKMRGDVAEPTRNEADCKRGPCDSTQGPPPEPPAPPDCSFHPISSSYPPGGSEELGCPLGGVNPSAEAYVQHPAAFHGLQPPQGSAGYASSPCAAPEAAAAPKPMGDPSCPPAKPPPDQSNCRTTSGPPLTYPPYGLDVSCLLGAGLDGPPAPDLRFPPFLPYPPPRLYAPPGPPAGYLEGGSKGLF; via the exons ATGTACCATCCGTCGGAGATGTTCCCGCAGTTCGGGGGGTCCTACCCACTGCGCCCCGCTCCCCATGGGGGGCTCCCGGCAGGCTTCCCCCAGGGGCAGGGGCCCCAGTACGAAGGTTTCCGCTACCCAG ATCTGGACGGCGTCTCAGCCCCCAAGTTCGAGCCCTTTTGCCCCGCATTGGACCGGGCTGGGCGGCTCCTGGGCCCCTCACCCTCggggcccctgcctgccccacccctgccctacggGGGCGGGCAGCAGctgcccccggccgagcccccccgcctgccccccagcgTGCGGATGAGCCTGGAGAACCGGGAGCTGTGGAAGCGGTTCTGCGCCCTGGGCACCGAGATGATCATCACCAAGTCGGGGCG GCGGATGTTCCCCCAGCTGAAGGTCTCAGTGACGGGGCTGGACCCCGAGGCGAAGTATCTGCTGCTGGTGGACATGGTGCCGGCAGGGGCCTCACGCTACAAGTGGCAGGGTCAGCGCTGGGAGGCCAGTGGCAAGGCCGAGCTCCCGCCCCCCGACCGGGTCTACATCCACCCCGACTCCCCAGCCTCGGGCGCCCACTGGATGCGCCAGCCCGTGTCCTTCCACCGCCTCAAGCTGACCAACAACACGCTGGACCCCCACGGCCAC CTGATCCTGCACTCCATGCACCGCTACCAGCCCCGCGTGCACGTGGTGGGAGCGGGAGGGccaggggggcgtggggggggctGTGCCTCCTTCACCTTTCCTGAGACGGCCTTCCTCACCGTCACTGCCTACCAGAGCCCCAAG ATCACCCAGATGAAGATTGAGAGTAACCCCTTCGCCAAAGGCTTCCGGGAGAACGGCATGAACAgcaagag ggAGCGAGATGCCCGGATCAAGAGGAAGATGAGGGGCGATGTGGCCGAACCTACCAGGAATGAGGCTG atTGCAAGCGAGGTCCCTGTGACTCCACCCAGGGCCCTCCCCCAGAGCCACCAGCCCCCCCTGACTGCTCCTTCCACCCCATCTCTTCTTCCTACCCTCCCGGCGGGAGCGAGGAGCTGGGGTGCCCCCTGGGGGGGGTGAACCCCAGTGCCGAGGCGTATGTCCAGCATCCAGCCGCCTTCCACGgcctgcagcctccccaggggTCTGCCGGCTACGCCAG CTCACCCTGTGCCGCTCCTGAAGCAGCTGCTGCCCCGAAGCCCATGGGGGACCCCAGCTGCCCCCCTGCCAAGCCACCCCCTGACCAATCAAATTGCAGAACCACCAGCGGCCCCCCCCTTACCTATCCCCCCTACGGGCTGGACGTCAGCTgcttgctgggggcagggctggacggcCCCCCCGCACCTGACCTCCGCTTCCCCCCGTTCCTGCCCTACCCGCCCCCCCGCCTCTATGCCCCACCCGGGCCCCCTGCCGGGTACCTCGAGGGGGGCAGCAAGGGCCTCTTCTGa
- the LOC101941000 gene encoding protein yippee-like 3, with amino-acid sequence SGLSGGGGLGEQRDCGGSSAWVGEGLAGFKDPLVFYSSLSKGSQGRAYLFNSVVNVGCGPAEERVLLTGLHAVSDIHCESCKTTLGWKYEQAFESSQKYKEGKYIIELSHMIKDNGWD; translated from the exons TCTGGGCTCAGTGGTGGGGGAGGATTGGGGGAGCAGCGCGACTGTGGGGGGAGCTCagcctgggtgggggaggggctcgcTGGGTTTAAAGACCCTCTTGTCTTTTATTCCAGTCTTTCCAAGGGGAGTCAGGGAAGAGCTTATCTCTTCAACTCAGT ggtgaATGTGGGGTGTGGGCCGGCTGAGGAGCGGGTGCTGCTGACAGGGCTGCACGCGGTATCGGACATCCACTGTGAGAGCTGCAAGACCACGCTGGGCTGGAAATAC gaacaAGCCTTCGAGAGCAGCCAGAAGTACAAGGAGGGGAAATACATCATCGAGCTGAGCCACATGATCAAGGACAACGGCTGGGACTGA
- the ALDOA gene encoding LOW QUALITY PROTEIN: fructose-bisphosphate aldolase A (The sequence of the model RefSeq protein was modified relative to this genomic sequence to represent the inferred CDS: inserted 2 bases in 2 codons), translated as MPHQYPALTTEQKKELSDIAHRIVAPGKGILAADESTGSIAKRLSSIGAENTEENRRFSRQLLFTADQRVNPCIGGVILFHETMYQKADDGHPSPRSSRDKGGVVGIKVDKGVVPLAGXNGETTTQGLDGLSERCAQYKKDGADFAKWRCVLKISEHTPSHLAILEXANVLRAYASICQQNGIVPIVEPEILPDGDHDLKRCQYVTEKVLAAVYKALSDHHVYLEGTLLKPNMVTPGHACTKKYSHEEIAMATVTALRRTVPPAVPGITFLSGGQSEEEASLNLNAINKCPLHRPWALTFSYGRALQASALKAWAGKKENAKNAQEEYIKRALANSLACQGKYTPSGQGGAAASESLFVSNHAY; from the exons ATGCCTCACCAGTACCCGGCCCTCACCACGGAGCAGAAGAAGGAGCTTTCGGACATCGCCCACCGCATCGTGGCCCCCGGCAAGGGCATCCTCGCTGCTGATGAGTCCACCG GCAGCATCGCCAAGCGGCTGAGCTCCATTGGCGCGGAGAACACGGAGGAGAACCGGCGTTTCTCTCGCCAGCTGCTGTTCACGGCCGACCAGCGGGTCAATCCGTGCATCGGGGGCGTCATCCTCTTCCATGAGACCATGTACCAGAAGGCCGACGACGGCCACCCTTCACCAAGGTCATCAAGGGACAAGGGCGGCGTGGTGGGCATCAAG GTGGACAAAGGTGTCGTGCCCCTGGCCG CAAACGGAGAGACCACCACCCAGG ggctggaCGGCCTGTCCGAGCGCTGCGCCCAGTACAAGAAGGACGGGGCTGACTTCGCCAAGTGGCGCTGTGTGCTGAAGATCTcggagcacactccctcccacctgGCCATCCTGG ACGCCAACGTCCTGCGCGCTTACGCCAGCATCTGCCAGCAG AACGGGATTGTGCCCATCGTGGAGCCGGAAATCCTGCCCGATGGGGACCATGACCTGAAGCGCTGCCAATACGTCACCGAGAAG gtgctggcagctgtgtACAAGGCGCTGAGCGACCACCACGTCTACCTGGAGGGGACGCTGCTGAAACCCAACATGGTGACGCCCGGCCATGCCTGCACCAAGAAGTACAGCCATGAGGAGATCGCCATGGCAACCGTCACCGCCCTGCGCCGCACCGTGCCGCCCGCTGTGCCCG gtaTCACCTTCCTGTCTGGCGGGCAGAGCGAGGAAGAGGCTTCGCTCAACCTCAACGCCATCAACAAGTGCCCCCTGCACAGGCCCTGGGCCCTCACCTTCTCCTACGGCCGCGCCCTGCAGGCCTCCGCCCTCAAGGCCTGGGCCGGCAAGAAGGAGAACGCCAAGAACGCCCAGGAGGAGTACATCAAACGGGCCCTG gctaACAGCCTCGCCTGCCAGGGGAAATACACCCCAAGTGGCCAGGGTGGAGCCGCTGCCAGCGAGTCTCTCTTCGTCTCCAACCACGCCTACTAA